In the Terriglobales bacterium genome, CAGCGGAGCTGCCGCGGCGCAGACGGCCAAGCCGGGACCCAAGCCGCAAACCGGCATGGAGCAGGTCGCCGCGGCCGCGGAGCAGGACGTTTTCCCCGCGAAGTGTCCTACGGTCATCTGCAAGGGGAGCAACAACCCCGCGTTTTACATTTCCTGGCGCAGTCAAAAAGAGATAGTCTCGGAGCTGTCCACCCGCTCCACCTTGTTGATCTTCGGCGGGCCGGTGCTGAGCGCGCTGTGCCTGTGGTACCTGCTGTCGTACTTTCACGCGATGTAGAGGAGGCGAGCCATGACGTTCATCATCCTGCTGGTGCTGCTGTTCATCGCGGCCGGCGTGCTGTGGTACTTCGTCACCATCTACAACGGCCTGGTGGCGCTGAAGAACGACATCGACAAGTCCTGGTCGAACATCGACGTCCTGCTCAAGCAGCGCCACGACGAACTCACCAAGCTGCTCGACGTCTGCAAGGGCTACGCGCAGTTCGAGAAGTCGACCTTCGAGAACATCGCCAAGGCGCGCTCCATGTACACCGCCGCCACCACCGTGGACCAGAAGGCGCAGGCCGACCAGGCCGTCACCACCGCGGTGCGCGGGCTGTTCGCCGTGGCCGAGAATTATCCCGAGCTGAAGACCAACACCAGCTTCATGCAACTGCAGGGACGCATCACCGAGATCGAGAACTCCATCGCCGACCGGCGCGAGTTCTACAACGACACCGTCAACACCTTCAACATCCGCATCGCGGTGGTGCCCGACATGTTCGTCGCCGGCATGATGCAACTGAAGCCGCGGGAAATGTTCAAGGCGGCGGAGGCCGACAAGGCCGACGTGAAGATGGACTTCTCAGCGGCCGGACGCTAGCGCCCGCAGCGCCGGGGAGAGAGCGTGGAGCGCAAGATATTCATCGTCCTGGTGCTCATCTTTGGGCTGCTGGCCGACGTGTATCTCCCGCTGCTGTGGGGCCTCGTGGCGACCCTCCCCATCGTGTTCGTGAGCTGGTGGATCGCCTACCGCAGCGGCTGGTTCGCCTGAGTAAGATTGGGTGATTGTGTAATCGGGAAATCGGGTGATTGGGAAGGCGTCCGCGATTGAAGGATGCGGGTCTCAATCACCCGATTTGCCGATTACACAATCCTTCCTTGACATTCGCCTTCTATTCGCCCATACTGCGGGCGATGGCGCTCACCAAGAGACAACGCGAGCTGTACGACTGGATCTCGGAGTTTGTGGGCAAGCACGGCTACTCGCCCTCGTTCGAGGAGATCGGCGAAGGGCTGGGGCTGAGTTCGCTGGCCACCGTGCACAAGCACGTCAGCAACCTGGAGAAGAAGGGGCTGCTCAAGCGCGACTACAACCGCAGCCGGTCCATCGACCTGATCGCGCCCAAGGGAAAGATGAAGCAGATGATGGCGGCGGCCGCGGTGGGCGAGCTGCCGCTGCTGGGGCGCATCGCCGCCGGCCGCCCGGTCGAAGCCGTGGAGAACCCCGAAACCATTTCCCTCACCGACTTCACCCGCTCCAAGGACGTCTTCGTACTGGAAGTGCGCGGCGACTCCATGCAGGACGAGGCCATCCTCGACGGCGATTACATCCTGGTGGAGAAGACCAGCGTGGCCAGCAATGGCGACATCGTGGTGGCGCTGGTGGACGGCATGGAAACCACGCTCAAGCGCATCTACAAGGAGGGCGACAAGGTGCGGCTGCAGCCCTCGAACGCCGCCATGCAGCCCATCCTCGTCCCCGCTGCTGCCGTCCGCATCCAGGGGCGGGTGATCGGCGTGTTGCGGAAGTACTAGGAGCTAGGAGTCAGGAGTCGGTAGTCAGGGGTCAGCGCCGAAGCGTTCTCTCCCTATACGAAGCAAAAGGCCCGGCTTGCGCCGGGCCTTGCTGACTACTGACTCCTGACTACCGACTCCTTCTTAGAGCACCTTCGTGATCGCCTTCTCGATGGTCTCTTTGGGGACGTAGCCGACGATCTGCTCGGCCACCTTGCCGTCCTTGAACAGCAGCAGGGTGGGGATACCGCGCACCCCGTAACGCTGCGGCGTGGCAATGTTCTTGTCCACGTCCATCTTGCCCACCTTCACCTTGCCGCTGTACTGGGTGGCGACCTCTTCCACGATGGGGGCGATCGCCTTGCAGGGGCCGC is a window encoding:
- the trxA gene encoding thioredoxin, with protein sequence MTDENFDRDVLKASGPVLVDFWAAWCGPCKAIAPIVEEVATQYSGKVKVGKMDVDKNIATPQRYGVRGIPTLLLFKDGKVAEQIVGYVPKETIEKAITKVL
- the lexA gene encoding transcriptional repressor LexA, whose protein sequence is MTFAFYSPILRAMALTKRQRELYDWISEFVGKHGYSPSFEEIGEGLGLSSLATVHKHVSNLEKKGLLKRDYNRSRSIDLIAPKGKMKQMMAAAAVGELPLLGRIAAGRPVEAVENPETISLTDFTRSKDVFVLEVRGDSMQDEAILDGDYILVEKTSVASNGDIVVALVDGMETTLKRIYKEGDKVRLQPSNAAMQPILVPAAAVRIQGRVIGVLRKY
- a CDS encoding LemA family protein translates to MTFIILLVLLFIAAGVLWYFVTIYNGLVALKNDIDKSWSNIDVLLKQRHDELTKLLDVCKGYAQFEKSTFENIAKARSMYTAATTVDQKAQADQAVTTAVRGLFAVAENYPELKTNTSFMQLQGRITEIENSIADRREFYNDTVNTFNIRIAVVPDMFVAGMMQLKPREMFKAAEADKADVKMDFSAAGR